DNA from Ignavibacteria bacterium:
ATACAAATTCCATTGTTTAAAAATCCCAAATTGAGTATTTTTATAATTCAGCAATTCGGAGCGTAGCGTAGCCCGGTTATCGCGCATGCCTTGGGAGCATGAGGTCGCAAGTTCGAATCTTGCCGCTCCGACAAAGCCCTAAATGAAAATTTAGGGCTTTTTTGTTTTATTTTGTGGCTTTCGTGTTTTGTCAAAAAACAGGATATTTGTATAAACAATAATCATTTAAATTATTATTGTATAAACTTCTAATCCGTCCCATCTTTTTTCTTTTCGATTCCGAAAAAATTCATAATTTCACGCTATTTATAATTTCACGGTTTACGTTTCTCTATCCAGTTTTCAAATTAATATATTCTCCTTCTAAAAATTGTTCATTGCAAATTGCAAATTGCACATTCAAAAGCCCTCTCGGGCTTGCGGCAGGTTTTGATAAAAACGGAGTTGCGTTGAGGTTTTGGGATGCAGTTGGCTTTTCTTATGTTGAAGTCGGAACTGTTACACCTCTGGGGCAGCCGGGAAATCCGAAGCCGAGGATTTTCCGTCTTAAAAAAGAAAAAGCGTTGATAAATCGTCTTGGTTTTAATAATAAAGGCGCAGACGAAATCAGAAAAAATATTCTTGAAGCAAAACCAAAACTAAAAAATGGTTTGGTTGTCGGGGTGAATATCGGGAAAAATAAACATACCTCCATTATTAATGCGGTGACTGACTACAAAATTTGTTTCGAAAAACTTTTCGATGCCGCAGATTATTTTACTGTAAACATTTCCTCACCTAATACAAAATCTCTTCGTGACCTTCACAATAAAGAATATCTCGATAATCTTTTAGCTGAAATTCAGAATTTGAATTTACAGCTTGCTGCTAAACATGGAGTTCATCCTAAAAATATTTTTTTAAAAATTTCCCCTGATTTGGAAAGCGAAGAAGTTGAGGAAGTTTATGATTTTGTTTGTAAGCATAATTTTACCGGTATAATAGCCACAAATACAACGGTTTCACGTTCAAATCTTGGACAAAAATCTGATGAACAAGGTGGATTAAGCGGAAAACCGCTAAAACCGATAGCTGATAAAATTTTGCATATGTTAAATGAATTAAATTTAAAAAATCAAAATAAGAAGTTAATTTTAATTGGTGTTGGAGGTGTGTTCTCAAAACAGGATTTTGAGGATAAGACCAAAAACGGTGCCTCGCTTGTTCAGGTTTATACGGGCTTCATTTACGAAGGTCCTGGTATAATAAAAAAGATTCTAAGATGACTTCAATTGCTGATTCACCTGTAACAATTACGTTAATTTTTGCAAATGCTGCAATTTCAATGTGGGCTTTTTATTCCAATCCCATTTATTATGAGAAACTTGCAGAAAGGCCTTATGAAATTGTTTATGAGAAAAAATTCTATCAGATGTTTACGTCTGCATTTCTTCATGCAGATTACTTTCATTTGTTTTTTAATATGTATGCTTTATATATATTTGGAACAATACTTGAACCATTCTGGAATGAAGAATTTGGTTTTGCAACAGGAAGCTTAATATTTGCTGCGGTTTATTTCATCAGCTTATTGTTTAGTTCGCTTTTAACTGTTCTGCTTCATTATAAAGACAGAAACTACGCTGCAGTTGGTGCATCTGGCGCAGTTGAAGGAATAGTATTTGCTTTTGTTGTTTATGCTCCTTTTTCCACATTGGCTTTCTTTTTTATTCCTATGCCTGCCTGGCTTTTTGCATTACTGTATTTAGGTTTTACAATATATGGAGTAAGAACCCGTCTTGGAAATATAGGTCATGCGGCTCATCTTGGAGGTGCAATTGCTGGTTTTTTCTTTACACTTTTTTGTATTCCCGGGGCAATGGATTATTTTTTAAGTAATTTTTAAATTATAAATTAATCAATAACGATTAATGATTCTTTCCGTTTTAAAAGAAGAAAACGATAACCGCGTGGCTCTTATTCCCGAGCATGTGCAGCAATTTGCAAAGCTTGGTGCGGAACTATGGATTGAAAATTCCGCAGGCGACCGCGCATTTTTCTTTGATGATGATTACAAAAACGCAGGAGCATTAATAAAATCGAAAGATGAAATTTTAAAATCTTCGGATATAATCCTGAAAGTGAATGCTCCCGTTGTTGATAATATTTCTTCAATAAAACAGAATTTAATCTTCATAGGAATTTTAAGGCCGTTTCAGAATAAATCACTTACGGAATTTTTTGCATCAAAAAACATAACATCATTTTCTCTTGAGCTAATGCCGCGCATAACCCGCGCGCAGATTATGGATGTGCTTTCATCTCAGGCAAATATTGCGGGATACAAAGCAGTGCTGATTGCTGCGGATAATCTGCCGAGATATTTCCCTATGCTCACGACTGCCGCAGGGAGCATTCCTCCGGCAAAAGTTCTTATTATCGGTGCAGGCGTCGCAGGGCTTCAGGCAATTGCAACTGCAAAGCGTTTGGGAGCAGTAGTTGAGGTGTTTGATACCCGGTCGGCTGTTGAAGAAGAAGTGAAAAGCTTGGGAGCAAAGTTCATAAAAATCGAAGGCGCAAAAGAAGATAAAGCTGCCGGTGGTTATGCAGTCGAGCAGTCAGAGGATTTTTTAAAACGCCAGAGTGAAGCAGTTCATAACAGTGCAATAAAATCGGATGCGGTAATTACAACCGCTCAGATCCCCAACAAGAAAGCACCGATATTAATTTACAAAAACACAATCGAGAAAATGAAAAAGGGAAGCGTTATCGTTGATCTTGCTTCATCGACAGGAGGAAATACTGAACTGACTGAAAACAATAAAACAATCAATATTAACGGTGTGACAATAATAGGAAATTCAAATCTTGCATCTCTTGTGCCGTCGGATGCGAGCAAGCTTTTAAGTAAAAACATTTTTAATTTTATGAAGCTGTTTTTAAAAGACGGACAGATAAATCTGGATTTTAATGATGTTATAATACAGCAGACTTGCGTAACCGCAAACGGTGAAGTAAAGATTTAGTTCAATTAACAATGTGCAATTTGTAATGAGCAATTAAAAAATTTTCAGCGTAATTCATAAAAAAATCATAATAAATCAGCGTCAAAAAACATGGAGCAGTTAATTCAATTTCTCGGCGAAAACATAAATTCAGTTTATATAATCATACTTTCTATTTTTCTCGGTATTGAAGTGATTTCAAAAGTGCCGTCAATTTTGCACACGCCGCTTATGTCGGGTGCAAATGCCATTCACGGCGTTGTAATTATCGGAGCAATAATTGTTATGGGACTTGCAGACCCGAATGATATTCTTTCGCTCACGCTGGGATTTCTTGCGGTGATTTTCGGGACGCTTAACGTTGTCGGCGGATTTGTCGTAACCGACCGCATGCTTGAGATGTTTAAGAAGAAAAAATAATTTAGTTTGTAAAGTTTGAAAGTTCATCAAGTTCATAAAGTTTAATGGAAGTCATTCCCGCGCAGGCGGGAATCCCAAGCTGTTAAAATAAATTGTTGATTATACTCAATCATCCAATCAGCGTTGAAAAATTTTGAATAATATTCTTGAAATATCATACTTAATTGCCTCTGTAACTTTCATTCTCGGTTTAAAGATGCTTGGCAAGCCGGAAACTGCGCGCAAGGGCAACCTTATCGCGGCAGGCGGGATGACCCTCGCAATAATTGCAACGATATTTCTTTATGAAAACAATGAAGGTATCAGATTAGGGAATTATCTCTGGATTTTCGGCGGCATAATTATCGGTTCCATTGCCGGGACAATTGCTGCACGTCGTGTGCAGATGACCGCAATGCCGCAGATGGTATCGCTTTTCAACGGACTCGGCGCGCTTTGCGTGGCAATCATTTCTTTCTTGGAATATTTTCATTCTTATCAATTTGCTGCACCGGTATTCAACGTAAAATTTCTCATAATTCTTGCAGGACTTGTAATCGGTTCGGTTTCGTTTTCGGGAAGCATGATTGCTTACGGAAAGCTGGAAGGAAAAATTAAAGATTTTCATTTTCCGTTCAACCAGGTTCTGAATATTTTAATTCTTCTTGTGATTTTAGTTTTGCTTGCGATTCCCGTATTCGGAGCAAATCACTCGCTCAATATTTTATATGCCATAACAATTCTTTCGCTTTTATACGGATTAACTTTTGTTTTTCCAATCGGAGGTGCAGATATGCCGGTTGTAATTTCATTGCTTAATTCATTCACGGGCATTGCTGCCGCGCTCGGCGGATTCTTATATGATAACCAGGTGATGCTGACGGGCGGTATTCTTGTCGGCTCATCGGGAACAATACTCACGATTTTAATGTGCAAGGCGATGAACCGCTCCCTTGCAAACGTAATTGTCGGCTCGTGGAAATCACAGGGAGGACCTTCCTCAGCTCACAAAGAGGTTAAAGGAAGCATAAAAGAAATTTCCGTTTCCGATACGGCTGTTCTGCTTGCTTATTCAAAATCGGTTGTCATCGTTCCGGGTTACGGACTTGCCGTTGCTCAGGCGCAGCACGTAACCAAAGAGCTGGAGGCACTGCTTGAAGAGAAAGGCGTTGAGGTTAAATATGCAATTCATCCGGTTGCGGGAAGAATGCCGGGACACATGAACGTTCTGCTTGCAGAAGCCGACGTGCCTTATGACAAGCTATATGAAATGGAGCAGATAAACCCCGAATTTGTAAAAACCGATGTTGTCCTGATTTTAGGCGCAAACGATGTTGTTAATCCTGCCGCTCTCACCGACCCTTCCTCGCCGATTTACGGAATGCCGATTCTCGAAGTAATAAACGCAAAAAATATAATCGTCAATAAACGAAGCATGTCCGCAGGATATGCCGGCATTGATAACGAGCTCTTCTATAACGACAAAACCAAAATGCTCTTTGGTGATTCGAAAAAAATTTTGTCAGAGTTGGTAAGTGAAGTGAAGGGGTTGTAAAAATTTTAATTGTAAAAATAATTTATGAGAAAAATCATATTGTTTTTTCTTTTGGTTTTATCAAACTACGTATATTCACAATCTGATCCTAATAAAACATTGCAAGCTCTGTTTGAAGAAAATAAATTTCAAGAAGTAATATCGGAAAAAAATAAATATAATGAAGATGAATTTGATGATAAAACATTATATGAAATAGGTCGTTCATTTTTTTATTTAGAAGATTTCAATAGTGCTATGTCATATTTTGAAAAAGCATATTTAAAAGATCCGGAATTTGCAGCAATTACTTATTATATAGGACTTTGTTATCTTTTTATGAATAATGAAAATAAAGCACTTGAAAAATTTAACGAAGCAATTGCCATTTCTGAGAATAAACAGTTCTATATAATAGAAAAAATTGCATTACTTGATGAAACTAATAGAAAGGAAGAGGCTTTTGCTCTTGCTGATAGTATCTACAAAGCTGATACTGCGTTATACACTAAAGGATATTTTTATTTGGCAAAGTTATATTTGCTTGAAAAAAATGATTCCAAAACTGCTCTTGAAATATTAAATGAAGGTAAAAGCAAAAAAGATACAGAGAATGATTTTTATCTTTCAATATTGGATATGATAGGAATATTGGAAGCTGAAGATAAAAATTATACTGTTTCAAACGAAAACCTGATTGAGCTTATAAAGCTTGATTCCACTATATACAAAGCATATCCATATATTATAAGAAATTATTTTGCACTTGGAAATCATGATGATGCAAGTCCATACAGGAAAATTTTATACGATGCATATGAGAAAGGTTTGTTAACTGATATTAAGGGGTTGAGAAAGGAATATAGGTTTGATGAATTCAAATGGAAAAATTACGATGTGTTGGCTTATGAAACTTTTGCGTTTCCTGACCCTGAAAAAGAATATCCTTTTTATAAACAAACATACTATGTATATCGGGAAAATAGCGACAGCTTGGAATTTACAATTCAGACGGAATTACTTTTTGGAACCGGCGGAGATGTTGAACCCATTTATGTATTAGGTAAGAGTTTGCGAAAAGACGGCGTTTATTATCACGCAACTTACGGGACGTTAAATTTCAAAGAGCCGGTTGATTATAAAAAGCTTAAAGAAGGAGTGCTAAAAGTTTTAAATGAAGAAGTCTCACCGACATCTTCAAGCACTAAGAAGATTAATAAATAACAAACCCCCAAGCCGCTTGCGCGGCTCGGGGGTTCGGGAGGACTGAAGGAAGGAAATGAGATTTGTAAGTAAGATTAAAATTTTAATTATCGTCAGGTGAGCCGTTGCGGTCGTCATCTCTGAAAGCTTTTGCAAAGCTTCTTTTGATGTTGTCATCAATGGTATCGTCGTTGCCGGAGTTTCGCGGGTCAAGCTCGATGCCGTTGCTGAGGAACCACAAATTTTTCTGAAGAAGGACAGTAATGTTTTTTGCTTCGCTTCTTATGTCAACAGGTCTGTTGAAGTCAATCACAATGTTAATTGTTTTTCTTGATTTGAAAACGAATGCGCTTCCGTTATAAGTGCCTTTTATGATTACGGAAAATCTTTGATGACCGCTTGTGCCAAGTTTGAATTCAGGATCAGAAACGGTTTCGTTGTCTTCAGGTTTGTGAAGCTGAAACTTTATTTTGCTATAAGTGCCTTCAGGAATGCTTGCCGAAACAAGGTCTTTAACGTTCCCGCTTAAATCAAAATTTATGACAATCGGATTAAGACGGATTTCTTTGCTTCCGGCAGAGTTTTCTACTTCGATTTTGCTGAGCAATGCTTTTGCTTCTGTAATCTGAATGTTGCCGGTCGGGTTATCTGTGTTTTCAGTCGAAGCCAAGTTTAGTTTGATGTTTTCACTTCCGGTTCCGGTGCCATTTCCACCGCCATTGTTGTTTGTGCTGTTGTTTGTCAGGGGGTTTGTATTGCATCCTGCAAAACCAAGAGAAATCGTAAATAATGCTGCGAAAATAAGATTTATTTTGCTTTTTAATGATGTTTTCATTGTTTTTCCTTTTTTGTTCCGATTGCCGTTTTAGTTATTTAAAATGTCGTAGCAATCACTACGACAAAATAATAATCTATAAACTTAAATGTCAAGAGGGAAATTTAAGTTTCTTAAAAATTTTTTCTTTGGTTTGTTTTAATCTCTAATTTGCATAACTTGTAAATAAAAAATTTTAAAATTATGGATTTGAAATGCCAGCATATAAGCTTTAATGTTTCGGATATCGAAGCAATGAAAAATTTTTACGTGAACACACTCGGAATGGAATTACTCGATGATAAACCGAATTTTTTTGCGGCACGCGCAGGTGATGTGAGGTTTTCATTCTTTGGCGGCGCAAACAAAAGAAATAATTTTGATGATAATGAAGTCGGAACGGGATTTGTTCTAAGAACAGATAATATTCAAAAAGTCAGAGATGAACTTGTGAGTAAAAATGTTAAAATGCTGAATGATATTGTTACTGCACCGGGATTTATGAAATTCATTACAATCGAAGATCCGGATAATAACATTATTCATATTGGTGAGTATCTGGCAGACCCGTTGGAAAAGAAGATATAGCTTTTAGATTTTTTAGGAGGGGATTCTTCGCTTCGCTCAAAAT
Protein-coding regions in this window:
- a CDS encoding rhomboid family intramembrane serine protease; the protein is MTSIADSPVTITLIFANAAISMWAFYSNPIYYEKLAERPYEIVYEKKFYQMFTSAFLHADYFHLFFNMYALYIFGTILEPFWNEEFGFATGSLIFAAVYFISLLFSSLLTVLLHYKDRNYAAVGASGAVEGIVFAFVVYAPFSTLAFFFIPMPAWLFALLYLGFTIYGVRTRLGNIGHAAHLGGAIAGFFFTLFCIPGAMDYFLSNF
- a CDS encoding quinone-dependent dihydroorotate dehydrogenase; its protein translation is MYKLLIRPIFFLFDSEKIHNFTLFIISRFTFLYPVFKLIYSPSKNCSLQIANCTFKSPLGLAAGFDKNGVALRFWDAVGFSYVEVGTVTPLGQPGNPKPRIFRLKKEKALINRLGFNNKGADEIRKNILEAKPKLKNGLVVGVNIGKNKHTSIINAVTDYKICFEKLFDAADYFTVNISSPNTKSLRDLHNKEYLDNLLAEIQNLNLQLAAKHGVHPKNIFLKISPDLESEEVEEVYDFVCKHNFTGIIATNTTVSRSNLGQKSDEQGGLSGKPLKPIADKILHMLNELNLKNQNKKLILIGVGGVFSKQDFEDKTKNGASLVQVYTGFIYEGPGIIKKILR
- a CDS encoding NAD(P) transhydrogenase subunit alpha, producing the protein MEQLIQFLGENINSVYIIILSIFLGIEVISKVPSILHTPLMSGANAIHGVVIIGAIIVMGLADPNDILSLTLGFLAVIFGTLNVVGGFVVTDRMLEMFKKKK
- a CDS encoding Re/Si-specific NAD(P)(+) transhydrogenase subunit alpha, translated to MILSVLKEENDNRVALIPEHVQQFAKLGAELWIENSAGDRAFFFDDDYKNAGALIKSKDEILKSSDIILKVNAPVVDNISSIKQNLIFIGILRPFQNKSLTEFFASKNITSFSLELMPRITRAQIMDVLSSQANIAGYKAVLIAADNLPRYFPMLTTAAGSIPPAKVLIIGAGVAGLQAIATAKRLGAVVEVFDTRSAVEEEVKSLGAKFIKIEGAKEDKAAGGYAVEQSEDFLKRQSEAVHNSAIKSDAVITTAQIPNKKAPILIYKNTIEKMKKGSVIVDLASSTGGNTELTENNKTININGVTIIGNSNLASLVPSDASKLLSKNIFNFMKLFLKDGQINLDFNDVIIQQTCVTANGEVKI
- a CDS encoding VOC family protein, with protein sequence MDLKCQHISFNVSDIEAMKNFYVNTLGMELLDDKPNFFAARAGDVRFSFFGGANKRNNFDDNEVGTGFVLRTDNIQKVRDELVSKNVKMLNDIVTAPGFMKFITIEDPDNNIIHIGEYLADPLEKKI
- a CDS encoding NAD(P)(+) transhydrogenase (Re/Si-specific) subunit beta produces the protein MLNNILEISYLIASVTFILGLKMLGKPETARKGNLIAAGGMTLAIIATIFLYENNEGIRLGNYLWIFGGIIIGSIAGTIAARRVQMTAMPQMVSLFNGLGALCVAIISFLEYFHSYQFAAPVFNVKFLIILAGLVIGSVSFSGSMIAYGKLEGKIKDFHFPFNQVLNILILLVILVLLAIPVFGANHSLNILYAITILSLLYGLTFVFPIGGADMPVVISLLNSFTGIAAALGGFLYDNQVMLTGGILVGSSGTILTILMCKAMNRSLANVIVGSWKSQGGPSSAHKEVKGSIKEISVSDTAVLLAYSKSVVIVPGYGLAVAQAQHVTKELEALLEEKGVEVKYAIHPVAGRMPGHMNVLLAEADVPYDKLYEMEQINPEFVKTDVVLILGANDVVNPAALTDPSSPIYGMPILEVINAKNIIVNKRSMSAGYAGIDNELFYNDKTKMLFGDSKKILSELVSEVKGL